From Labrus bergylta chromosome 22, fLabBer1.1, whole genome shotgun sequence, one genomic window encodes:
- the nat16 gene encoding histidine N-acetyltransferase — MKIETSLTMPQLPEALSQAGLQFTVATEEDFDDIMAMSQDIYGGLDYLPTRYTNWLQETNRIVILARKQGKVIALESVCVIDDGETMLVEGLRVAPQERGKGVAGVLLRFCSELVKSKYPDVKVSRLTRDDQLGPKDFQKYRIITKQGILLVRFKAEDLKLRLSDLGLGEHIQSPLSTSFSNTPAVRLDHTAIHRLYLTSDLMQGVLPNSTIIQDWQPFKPLPSNMAILLKKDIDWMVDDVSNPTVASLCTFPIRVPIGDDWYYLNIDMFGKDLDLARQQILCHLQCHTTTLKGYVMCQMFVDPPLWKPMADFCTNTLRVELVKEYTEQCVVESDVV; from the exons ATGAAGATTGAAACCAGCCTGACGATGCCCCAGCTCCCAGAGGCCCTGTCCCAGGCAGGCCTCCAGTTCACGGTGGCCACTGAGGAGGACTTTGACGATATCATGGCAATGAGCCAGGACATCTACGGAGGCCTGGACTACCTGCCCACCAGGTACACCAACTGGCTGCAGGAGACCAACCGCATCGTCATCCTGGCTCGCAAACAGGGCAAAGTG ATCGCtctggagtctgtgtgtgtgattgatgaTGGGGAGACCATGCTGGTTGAAGGTCTCCGAGTTGCCCCTCAGGAAAGGGGAAAAGGTGTAGCAGGAGTTCTGCTGCGCTTTTGCTCTGAGCTGGTTAAATCCAAGTACCCAGACGTCAAAGTCAGCCGCTTGACCCGTGATGATCAGCTGGGACCCAAGGACTTCCAGAAGTACCGCATCATAACCAAGCAG GGTATTCTGCTGGTTCGTTTTAAAGCTGAAGATCTCAAGCTCCGTCTGTCTGATCTCGGCCTTGGTGAACACATTCAGTCACCTTTGTCCACCTCCTTCTCTAACACTCCTGCTGTGCGTCTGGACCACACGGCCATCCACCGTCTGtacctgacctctgacctgatGCAGGGAGTCCTCCCTAACTCCACCATCATCCAGGACTGGCAGCCCTTCAAACCTCTGCCCAGTAACATGGCCATCCTGCTAAAGAAGGACATCGACTGGATGGTGGACGATGTGTCCAACCCCACAGTGGCCAGCCTCTGCACCTTCCCAATCAGGGTGCCCATTGGAGATGACTG GTATTACCTGAACATCGACATGTTCGGTAAAGACCTGGATCTGGCTCGGCAGCAGATCTTGTGCCATCTGCAGTGCCATACCACCACCCTGAAGGGTTATGTGATGTGCCAGATGTTCGTGGACCCACCGCTCTGGAAGCCCATGGCCGATTTCTGCACCAACACCCTGAGGGTGGAGCTGGTGAAGGAGTACACCGAGCAGTGCGTGGTGGAGTCGGATGTGGTCTAG